A window of the Streptomyces sp. NBC_01351 genome harbors these coding sequences:
- the dacB gene encoding D-alanyl-D-alanine carboxypeptidase/D-alanyl-D-alanine endopeptidase, with protein sequence MPLVRTWQLIAGSAVAGLALSAAVVASAGPWDSGQRKAERDRAASWSRTGGADHGAGPGSGALPQAAPSAPGVLAGVGVGSAPAQQAAPAGLAAALKPLLADPALGTVRTASVVDTATGQVLYESGAREPMTPASTIKIATAFAALAALGPEHQIRTTVTTGAAPGQIVLVGGGDPSLTAKDKSPAGSGGNLVALARDTAQALKAAGTDTVTLGYDDSLYTGPARHPIGENPNLALVTSLAADEGRLDDSTSGPVKRAEDPAKETARAFSALLAEGGIKVTGAPARAKAPAGVQPLAVTLSAPVSGLVERLLTNSDNDIAEALARQTALASGQPASFEGAEKAVAARLAALGVDVGGSRFADGSGLNRADKVSAGLLTALLAKAADPQHPELRPVLTGLPVAGFTGTLRTRNSGSSPAAGLLRAKTGTLSGVNSLSGTVVDRSGRLLAFAFLTANTPGPEGAEKALDKLAAAVAAAP encoded by the coding sequence GTGCCATTGGTCAGAACGTGGCAGCTCATCGCGGGGTCCGCCGTAGCCGGCCTCGCGTTGTCGGCCGCCGTGGTGGCCTCCGCCGGTCCCTGGGACTCCGGCCAGCGTAAGGCCGAGCGGGACAGAGCCGCCTCCTGGAGCCGTACGGGTGGCGCAGATCACGGTGCCGGACCCGGATCCGGGGCCCTTCCGCAGGCCGCGCCCAGCGCGCCCGGGGTGCTCGCGGGAGTCGGGGTCGGGTCCGCGCCCGCGCAGCAGGCCGCCCCCGCGGGGCTCGCCGCCGCGCTGAAGCCGCTGCTCGCCGACCCTGCCCTCGGCACCGTCCGCACCGCCTCCGTCGTGGACACAGCCACCGGGCAGGTGCTCTACGAGTCCGGGGCGCGGGAGCCGATGACCCCGGCCTCCACCATCAAGATCGCCACCGCCTTCGCGGCCCTGGCCGCCCTCGGGCCCGAGCACCAGATCCGGACCACCGTGACGACCGGCGCCGCCCCCGGCCAGATCGTCCTCGTCGGCGGCGGCGACCCTTCCCTCACCGCCAAGGACAAGAGCCCCGCCGGATCCGGCGGCAACCTCGTCGCCCTCGCCCGGGACACCGCGCAGGCCCTCAAGGCCGCCGGCACGGACACCGTGACCCTGGGCTACGACGACAGCCTCTACACCGGCCCCGCCCGCCACCCGATCGGCGAGAACCCCAACCTCGCCCTCGTGACCTCCCTCGCCGCCGACGAGGGCCGCCTCGACGACTCCACCTCCGGCCCCGTGAAACGCGCCGAGGACCCCGCCAAGGAGACGGCCCGCGCCTTCTCCGCCCTGCTGGCGGAAGGCGGCATCAAGGTCACCGGCGCCCCCGCCAGGGCCAAGGCCCCGGCCGGCGTCCAGCCGCTCGCCGTCACCCTCTCCGCCCCCGTCTCCGGACTCGTCGAGCGGCTGCTGACCAACAGCGACAACGACATCGCCGAGGCCCTCGCCCGCCAGACCGCCCTCGCCTCCGGACAGCCCGCGAGCTTCGAGGGCGCCGAGAAGGCCGTCGCCGCCAGACTCGCCGCCCTCGGGGTGGACGTCGGCGGCTCCCGCTTCGCCGACGGCAGCGGCCTCAACCGAGCCGACAAGGTCAGCGCGGGCCTGCTGACCGCGCTCCTCGCGAAGGCCGCCGACCCTCAGCACCCGGAACTTCGGCCTGTCCTCACGGGCCTGCCCGTCGCCGGATTCACCGGCACCCTGCGCACCCGCAACTCCGGCAGCTCACCGGCGGCCGGCCTGCTCCGCGCCAAGACGGGCACCCTGAGCGGCGTGAACTCCCTCTCCGGCACCGTCGTCGACCGCTCCGGCCGGCTCCTCGCCTTCGCGTTCCTGACCGCGAACACCCCCGGCCCGGAGGGCGCGGAGAAGGCCCTCGACAAACTCGCCGCCGCGGTCGCGGCCGCACCGTAG
- a CDS encoding zinc-dependent metalloprotease, which yields MTSISGAEMVDWNLAVATATRLVRPGPEVSRDEARAVVAELRAHARTSERHVREFTRMIPEGAAFPDTPVLVVDRAGWVRANVAGFRELLQPLLGKMQDRRAGTPGAAVLGAVGGKVTGVELGMLLSFLASRVLGQYETFAPVSRDLPGSAGGGRLLLVAPNIVHVERELEVDPHDFRLWVCLHEETHRTQFTAVPWLRDHLEGEIQSFLGATEVDPVTVLERIREAAQSFAGARPDAERGDEGRSFVELVQTPEQREVLGRLTAVMSLLEGHADYVMDGVGPQVVPSVAEIREKFQQRRASGAGRLDSALRKLLGLDAKLRQYRDGERFVRAVVGQVGMDGFNRVWTSPNTLPTKAEIAQPADWVARVHRKGSEEG from the coding sequence ATGACGAGCATCAGTGGTGCCGAGATGGTCGACTGGAACCTCGCGGTGGCGACCGCGACCCGACTGGTGCGACCCGGCCCGGAGGTCAGCCGGGACGAGGCACGAGCGGTGGTCGCGGAGCTGCGCGCGCACGCCAGGACCTCGGAACGGCACGTACGCGAGTTCACCCGGATGATCCCCGAAGGCGCGGCCTTCCCCGACACCCCCGTCCTCGTCGTCGACCGGGCCGGCTGGGTCAGGGCCAACGTGGCCGGCTTCCGCGAGCTGCTCCAGCCGCTCCTCGGCAAGATGCAGGACCGCCGCGCGGGCACCCCCGGCGCAGCCGTGCTCGGAGCCGTCGGCGGCAAGGTCACCGGCGTCGAACTGGGCATGCTGCTCAGCTTCCTGGCCTCCCGCGTCCTCGGCCAGTACGAGACCTTCGCGCCGGTCTCCCGCGACCTGCCCGGCTCCGCGGGCGGCGGCCGACTGCTGCTCGTCGCCCCCAACATCGTCCACGTGGAGCGCGAGCTGGAGGTCGACCCGCACGACTTCCGGCTGTGGGTCTGCCTCCACGAGGAGACCCACCGCACCCAGTTCACCGCCGTCCCCTGGCTGCGCGACCACCTGGAGGGCGAGATCCAGTCGTTCCTCGGCGCCACCGAGGTGGACCCGGTGACCGTCCTGGAACGCATCCGCGAGGCCGCCCAGTCCTTCGCCGGCGCCCGCCCCGACGCCGAGCGCGGCGACGAGGGCCGCTCGTTCGTCGAACTCGTACAGACCCCCGAGCAGCGCGAGGTCCTCGGCCGGCTCACCGCCGTCATGTCCCTGCTGGAGGGCCACGCCGACTACGTGATGGACGGGGTCGGCCCCCAGGTGGTGCCCTCGGTCGCCGAGATCCGCGAGAAGTTCCAGCAGCGCCGGGCGAGCGGGGCGGGCCGGCTCGACTCCGCCCTGCGCAAGCTGCTCGGCCTCGACGCGAAACTGCGCCAGTACCGCGACGGGGAGCGCTTCGTGCGCGCCGTCGTCGGCCAGGTCGGCATGGACGGCTTCAACCGCGTCTGGACCTCCCCGAACACACTCCCGACCAAGGCCGAGATCGCCCAGCCCGCCGACTGGGTGGCCCGTGTGCACCGCAAGGGGAGTGAAGAAGGCTGA
- the tilS gene encoding tRNA lysidine(34) synthetase TilS produces MGPHPAVAAIRLAVRRVLHDVLTDLTDPRTTRGHLPAPAGGGTPPLVLVACSGGADSMALASALAFEAPKLGIRAGGITVDHGLQPGSDQRAAEVVTRMTALRLDPVESVAVRVGRDGGPEAAARDARYAALDEAADRLGAAAVLLGHTRDDQAETVLLGLARGSGIRSLSGMAEVSGGPGRSHRYRRPFLQVDRQTARKACMVQSLAVWDDPHNLDPAYTRSRLRHEGLPALEKALGKGVVEALARTAQLSRDDADALDAWAADAETGVRDEDGRLECAKLYALPPAVRRRVLRRAVVAAGSPAGSLFARHIEEVDRLITGWRGQGAINLPGRVEAQRQGGRLVIRQG; encoded by the coding sequence ATGGGTCCCCATCCTGCGGTCGCGGCGATACGCCTGGCGGTCCGCCGCGTACTCCACGACGTCCTCACCGACCTCACAGACCCTCGCACCACCCGGGGGCACCTCCCGGCGCCAGCCGGGGGAGGCACCCCGCCACTCGTCCTCGTCGCCTGCTCCGGCGGCGCCGACTCGATGGCACTCGCCTCGGCACTCGCCTTCGAGGCCCCCAAGCTCGGCATCCGGGCCGGCGGCATCACCGTCGACCACGGGCTCCAGCCCGGCTCGGACCAGCGCGCCGCCGAGGTCGTCACCCGCATGACCGCACTCCGCCTCGACCCGGTGGAGTCCGTCGCCGTGCGCGTCGGCCGCGACGGCGGACCCGAGGCCGCCGCCCGCGACGCCCGCTACGCCGCCCTCGACGAGGCCGCCGACCGGCTGGGCGCCGCCGCCGTGCTGCTCGGCCACACCCGGGACGATCAAGCCGAAACCGTCCTGCTCGGCCTCGCGCGCGGCTCCGGCATCCGCTCCCTGTCCGGCATGGCGGAGGTCTCCGGAGGCCCCGGCCGCAGCCACCGCTACCGCCGCCCCTTCCTCCAGGTCGACCGGCAGACCGCCCGCAAGGCCTGCATGGTCCAGTCCCTGGCCGTCTGGGACGACCCGCACAACCTCGACCCCGCCTACACCCGCTCCCGGCTGCGCCACGAGGGCCTGCCCGCGCTGGAGAAGGCCCTGGGCAAGGGCGTGGTCGAGGCACTGGCCCGCACCGCCCAGCTCTCCCGCGACGACGCCGACGCCCTGGACGCCTGGGCCGCCGACGCGGAGACCGGCGTACGGGACGAGGACGGCCGACTGGAGTGCGCCAAGCTGTACGCCCTGCCCCCGGCCGTCCGCCGCCGTGTGCTGCGCAGGGCGGTCGTCGCCGCCGGTTCCCCCGCAGGCTCCCTCTTCGCCCGCCACATCGAGGAAGTCGACCGGCTCATCACCGGATGGCGCGGTCAGGGCGCCATCAACCTGCCCGGCCGGGTCGAGGCCCAGCGGCAGGGTGGCAGACTGGTCATCCGGCAGGGCTGA
- the hpt gene encoding hypoxanthine phosphoribosyltransferase, with product MRVDEKDMGNDLQSVLITKEEIDAKLAELAAKIDAEYAGKDLLIVGVLKGAVMVMADLARALSTPLTMDWMAVSSYGAGTQSSGVVRILKDLDTDIKDKHVLIVEDIIDSGLTLSWLLSNLGSRQPASLKVVTLLRKPEAAKVAIDVQWVGFDIPNEFVVGYGLDYAEKYRNLPFVGTLAPHVYGG from the coding sequence ATGCGGGTGGACGAGAAGGACATGGGCAACGACCTCCAGTCGGTGCTCATCACCAAGGAAGAGATCGACGCGAAGCTCGCCGAGCTGGCAGCGAAGATCGACGCGGAGTACGCGGGCAAGGACCTGCTCATCGTCGGTGTGCTCAAGGGCGCCGTGATGGTGATGGCGGACCTGGCGCGCGCCTTGTCCACCCCGCTCACCATGGACTGGATGGCGGTGTCCTCGTACGGCGCCGGAACCCAGTCCTCGGGCGTCGTGCGGATCCTCAAGGACCTGGACACCGACATCAAGGACAAGCACGTCCTGATCGTCGAGGACATCATCGACTCCGGTCTGACGCTGTCCTGGCTGCTGTCGAACCTGGGCTCCCGCCAGCCGGCCTCCCTCAAGGTCGTCACGCTGCTGCGCAAGCCCGAGGCCGCGAAGGTCGCGATCGACGTGCAGTGGGTCGGCTTCGACATCCCGAACGAGTTCGTCGTGGGCTACGGCCTCGACTACGCGGAGAAGTACCGCAACCTGCCGTTCGTCGGCACGCTCGCCCCGCACGTCTACGGCGGCTGA